In a genomic window of Clavelina lepadiformis chromosome 7, kaClaLepa1.1, whole genome shotgun sequence:
- the LOC143466006 gene encoding glyoxylate reductase/hydroxypyruvate reductase-like, translated as MAEKFHILVTRRIPNAALNILKERCHVEQWDNDDVMPSKQLVEGVKGKDGIFCLLTDKIDANLLDIAGKQLQVVSTMSVGVDHIDLAACKERAIKVGYTPNILTSATAELTVGLLLATSRRIVEGVQAVKEGTWGTWKGLWMCGPTLEDSTVGFFGLGRIGQTVIERLRPFGVKSFIFKTSNKKTKEFEDIIQARGVGFEELLQKSDFLISCCALTPATTHIFNKVAFQKMKSTSIFINIARGGVVQQDDLIEALQKKEIRAAGIDVTTPEPLPVDSPLLKLDNCVVTPHIGSATETTRTNMAVLAANNLINGLNDMEMEAPYML; from the exons ATGGCAGAAAAATTTCATATATTAGTTACAAGAAGAATACCAAATGCtgctttaaacattttaaaagaaag gTGTCATGTTGAACAATGGGATAATGATGATGTTATGCCTTCTAAGCAATTGGTTGAAGGAGTTAAAGGAAAAGatggaattttttgtttgcttactGATAAAATTGATGCAAATTTACTTGATATTGCAG GCAAGCAGTTGCAAGTTGTAAGTACTATGTCAGTTGGAGTTGATCATATTGATCTTGCGGCTTGTAAAGAACGTGCAATTAAAGTGGGATATACACCAAATATTCTAACTTCAGCAACG GCTGAGCTTACTGTCGGCTTATTGTTAGCAACTTCTCGTCGAATAGTGGAAGGAGTGCAAGCAGTTAAAGA AGGCACTTGGGGAACATGGAAAGGTTTATGGATGTGTGGCCCAACCTTAGAAGACAGCACTGTTGGTTTCTTTGGATTAGGTAGGATTGGCCAAACGGTGATAGAGCGCTTGAGACCATTTGGAGTAAaaagctttatttttaaaacttcaaacaaaaagACTAAGGAATTTGAAGATATAATCCAAGCTCGTGGGG TTGGATTTGAagaacttttacaaaaaagtgATTTCCTTATTTCCTGCTGTGCACTTACACCAGCTACAACTCATATATTTAACAAAGTAGCATTCcagaaaatgaaatcaacatcaatatttattaatattgCCAG aGGTGGGGTTGTGCAACAAGATGATTTAATTGAAGCTTTACAGAAGAAAGAAATACGAGCTGCTGGAATTGATGTAACAACACCTGAGCCACTTCCAGTAGACAGCCCTTTATTGAAGCTAGATAACTGTG TTGTTACACCTCACATTGGAAGTGCTACGGAAACCACTCGGACAAACATGGCCGTTCTTGCcgcaaataatttaattaatggGTTAAATGATATGGAAATGGAAGCACCATACATGTTATGA
- the LOC143464909 gene encoding uncharacterized protein LOC143464909, whose translation MASFNNTTSSQCVALQRWIYIPLMPLPIISGCINIVIWLAATIYRKKLIRQNYVYLCVTSTLLSNVLFLSFQLWELFASFTLPPEMSVQRPSTTLRFIWTLCHAASSAMLYVICWNLSTLIYVMLDSTYFSIAVKSRPSYCPGNAHKTSPTRIVPAKRRKAILLIAMSWIVPAAFTLAAVLKWNCSDLCFCSLGAGGESCPRSAGCSRVWSPLANSFVGVFTALWFVEVICLGLFNMNGLQNFRKFNKKNRSLSIHDATASNVASNRAEDGGEKSTQKSERIQDIVPVPVSKTDSPDRNSIGKNTLPSQKKPSYLTRWIRSDPRVRLAAALSILFVLCSIPSVIVFFIDYSVDTINTTAARFTTGVIIEIYTLLCPIFIVKGMANLRSAVMNLFLMFLKCFCKTG comes from the exons ATGGCGTCTTTTAATAATACTACTTCTTCTCAGTGTGTCGCATTACAAAGATGGATATACATCCCACTAATGCCGCTTCCCATCATATCGGGATGCATAAATATTGTGATTTGGTTGGCTGCCACCATCTACCGCAAGAAACTCATACGTCAAAACTACGTATACCTCTGCGTCACCAGCACCCTGTTGAGCAATGTTCTTTTTCTCAGTTTTCAGTTATGGGAATTATTTGCTTCTTTTACGTTACCTCCGGAGATGTCAGTGCAAAGACCAAGCACAACATTGAGG TTCATATGGACGTTGTGTCATGCGGCTTCCAGCGCCATGTTATACGTCATCTGCTGGAACCTATCAACCTTGATTTACGTTATGCTTGACAGCACATACTTCAGTATAGCTGTTAAGTCAAGGCCAAGTTACTGCCCTGGAAATGCGCATAAAACTTCTCCCACCAG AATCGTTCCCGCTAAACGACGAAAAGCCATTTTACTGATTGCAATGTCTTGGATAGTTCCCGCTGCATTTACACTCGCAGCAGTGTTGAAATGGAACTGCAGCGATCTTTGCTTTTGTAGTTTGGGCGCCGGTGGCGAGTCCTGCCCACGCTCAGCTGGGTGCTCGAGAGTGTGGAGTCCATTAGCTAATTCCTTCGTGGGCGTGTTCACAGCTTTATGGTTCGTCGAG GTCATATGTCTTGGTTTATTTAACATGAACGGACTTCAAAATTTTcgcaaatttaacaaaaagaacAGATCGTTGTCTATCCATGACGCTACAGCGTCAAACGTGGCGTCGAACCGTGCTGAAGACGGCGGTGAAAAATCAACTCAAAAATCGGAAAGAATACAAGATATCGTTCCTGTTCCTGTCTCAAAAACTGATTCTCCTGATCGTAACAGCATTGGTAAAAATACTTTGCCCAGCCAAAAAAAGCCTTCATATTTAACCCGATGGATTCGCTCTGATCCCAGAGTTAGACTGGCAGCGGCACTTTCGATCTTGTTTGTCCTATGTTCAATTCCCAGCGTTATTGTATTCTTTATTGATTACAGCGTTGATACCATAAACACCACAGCAGCTCGGTTTACAACTGGGgtaattattgaaatttacACCCTGCTATGTCCGATTTTCATCGTTAAAGGGATGGCAAATTTACGATCCGCTGTCATGAATTTGTTTCtgatgtttttaaaatgtttctgtAAAACAGGTTGA
- the LOC143464910 gene encoding uncharacterized protein LOC143464910 has protein sequence MNNATTSLYFDEGKCTPEGNKWHYILLMPLPIIAGCLNLLVWLAASIYRTKLLRQSYVYSCVSSTLLSNALFLSFHLWEEIAGYMRPNSVYGGPPGEKMQILWALCQAAAISMLFVMCGNLSVLIYVMLDSRKFSQSYRKRACSHSSEKNTKIKVKTTEKLESKRQRAAFLVIICWLIPLALTIAAVISWNCASSCRCPPGAKEEVCPRNQGCSRMWTPMTNSFLAVNVALWFFDVVTLIAVTVSGIRGSQVSQVRNPINNAVSRILSAESRGRSLTSESTANFDEFSGNQRGLSADKDKGPDDVFNAKPPTRKITRLNPRLRLIAMLSSVFILGTILVPIAFFIDIGADSFNVPAIRIPSMILVQVYTLLCPIILIKYMSSLKAALARLMSTIFFCF, from the exons ATGAATAATGCTACGACTTCTCTTTATTTTGACGAAGGGAAATGCACACCGGAAGGTAACAAATGGCATTATATTCTTCTCATGCCATTGCCTATCATTGCTGGATGCCTAAACTTGCTCGTGTGGCTTGCGGCATCCATCTACCGCACTAAACTCCTGCGTCAAAGTTACGTGTATTCTTGCGTCTCGAGCACATTGCTAAGCAACGCACTGTTCCTCTCATTTCATCTCTGGGAAGAGATTGCTGGATACATGAGGCCAAACAGCGTGTACGGTGGCCCACCTGGTGAAAAAATGCAG ATACTTTGGGCACTGTGCCAAGCGGCCGCTATTTCCATGTTATTTGTGATGTGTGGCAATTTGTCGGTCCTGATCTATGTTATGTTGGACAGCAGGAAATTCAGCCAATCCTATCGCAAAAGGGCGTGCTCACATAGTTCTgaaaaaaacactaaaattaaAGTGAAAACCACAGA GAAATTAGAATCAAAACGACAGAGAGCAGCTTTCCTTGTCATTATTTGCTGGTTGATTCCGCTTGCTTTAACCATAGCAGCTGTGATTTCGTGGAACTGTGCCTCGTCATGCCGCTGCCCTCCTGGAGCAAAAGAAGAAGTGTGTCCCAGAAATCAAGGTTGCTCAAGAATGTGGACTCCCATGACCAACTCGTTCTTAGCAGTTAATGTGGCGTTATGGTTTTTTGAC GTGGTTACTCTGATAGCGGTTACTGTAAGTGGAATCCGTGGATCACAGGTGTCCCAGGTTCGAAACCCAATAAACAACGCCGTATCCCGCATATTATCTGCTGAATCGCGTGGTAGGTCCCTCACCAGCGAATCTACCGCAAACTTTGACGAATTTAGTGGTAATCAACGAGGGCTGTCTGCTGATAAAGACAAAGGACCAGATGATGTATTCAATGCCAAACCTCCAACAAGAAAAATCACCAGGTTGAACCCAAGGCTGCGTTTGATAGCAATGTTGAGTTCGGTTTTCATCTTAGGTACTATTCTAGTCCCAATTGCTTTCTTTATTGACATTGGAGCTGACAGTTTTAATGTTCCTGCTATCCGCATTCCCTCGATGATCTTGGTACAGGTCTACACCCTCCTTTGCCCCATCATACTTATCAAGTACATGTCCAGTTTAAAAGCTGCCTTGGCACGACTAATGTCGACCATTTTCTTCTGTTTTTGA